One candidate division WOR-3 bacterium genomic window carries:
- the fabZ gene encoding 3-hydroxyacyl-ACP dehydratase FabZ — translation MEKRKTIKGEINFKGKGLDKGEICEIILKPNEKKGIFFLVEGKFYPLKELEPSYSKRGTCLIFEKNSVLYVEHLMSAIYGTGIDDVIIEIKGDEIPFFDGSAKIFIEKILEKGLEEKEEELEFYKVKKAFSKSFNGSRISILPGEDFEISYKFTREPYLKYRYDFIFSKESYVKEIAPSKTFITYEEAKALKEKGFFEGGDENLAIIFKDNDIINKSILTFEDEPARHKILDVIGDISLLGKRFKGKFLFEGTGHRDHIEFLPFLEAFSGYGREIDSEEIRKILPHDYPFLLVDKVLSLEEDRIVGIKNVSYNEEFFKGHFPKRKIMPGVLIVEAIVQTGGIMVFERFKEEHSLKNKIPVFTGIENVKFKKAVYPSDTLYMVVELLRFKGKVCKLRGFALKEEGIVCEGTFTAIISDV, via the coding sequence ATGGAAAAGAGAAAAACAATAAAGGGAGAAATAAATTTCAAAGGTAAAGGACTTGATAAAGGAGAAATTTGTGAAATAATTTTAAAGCCCAATGAAAAAAAGGGTATTTTTTTTCTTGTTGAAGGCAAATTTTATCCATTAAAAGAATTAGAACCCTCTTATTCTAAAAGGGGGACATGTTTAATTTTTGAAAAAAATAGTGTGTTATATGTAGAACATCTAATGTCAGCTATTTATGGAACTGGAATTGATGATGTTATAATAGAGATAAAAGGTGATGAAATTCCCTTTTTTGATGGTTCAGCTAAAATTTTTATTGAAAAAATTTTAGAAAAAGGTCTTGAAGAAAAGGAAGAGGAGTTGGAATTTTATAAAGTTAAAAAGGCTTTTTCTAAAAGTTTTAATGGTTCAAGAATTTCAATTTTACCAGGAGAGGATTTTGAAATAAGTTATAAATTCACCAGAGAACCTTATCTAAAATATAGATATGATTTTATTTTCAGTAAAGAAAGTTATGTAAAAGAGATTGCTCCAAGTAAAACCTTTATAACTTATGAGGAAGCAAAGGCTTTAAAGGAAAAGGGTTTTTTTGAAGGCGGAGATGAAAACTTGGCAATAATTTTTAAAGATAATGATATAATCAATAAAAGTATTTTAACATTTGAAGATGAGCCAGCAAGACATAAAATTCTTGATGTTATTGGTGATATAAGTTTACTCGGAAAAAGATTTAAAGGTAAATTCCTTTTTGAAGGAACTGGACACAGGGATCACATAGAATTTTTACCTTTCCTTGAAGCTTTTTCAGGATATGGAAGGGAGATTGACTCAGAAGAAATAAGGAAAATTTTACCTCATGATTACCCTTTTTTACTTGTTGATAAAGTTTTATCTCTTGAAGAGGATAGAATTGTTGGTATTAAGAATGTAAGTTATAACGAGGAGTTTTTTAAAGGACATTTTCCAAAGAGAAAAATAATGCCTGGAGTTTTGATAGTTGAAGCAATTGTTCAGACAGGAGGTATAATGGTATTTGAAAGGTTTAAGGAGGAACACAGTCTTAAAAATAAAATTCCCGTATTCACAGGAATTGAAAATGTTAAATTTAAAAAGGCTGTTTATCCCAGTGATACGTTATATATGGTAGTGGAACTTTTGAGGTTTAAAGGTAAGGTATGTAAATTAAGAGGATTTGCTTTAAAGGAAGAAGGAATTGTTTGTGAGGGAACATTTACAGCTATTATTTCAGATGTATGA